The Petrotoga sibirica DSM 13575 DNA segment AAAGTAGGGCCAAGTGTTCTTTCTTGAAATTTAACCAAATCTACCGGTAAATTCCCTGACTTTATCAAAACAGCGATGTTTTGTGCTTCTGCCATACTCTCTATTCCGCTGATTTCAGCTCTTCCTTGCGATATCCTTTCTCTAACAACAGGTGCAATTATAACCTCATCATCTAAAATGATCGCAATCCTTTGATTTATTAAATTTGCGGTAGCCAATTCAAATTTCATTCTTCCCTCATTATTAAAATTCAAATTAACTACGAATCCAGCTCCTTGACTATTAAGAGAAGCTACGGCATCAGTGACATCTAAACCGGTAATCTGAAAAGGGGCATCTCCAAATTCGAAAACATTTTTTACCCTATACCAAAGGTTAGGGTTATTACTATCCTTAACGTAACTATACATTTCTATTTTTTCCCCATTTATTTGTATAGTTCTATTTCTTGTAATTTGTGGAGTAGTTGTAGATTCCACAACTTCCAATACTTCTGCAAAGTAAAGTTTCCCCTTACTACCTATAAGTTCTTCAGCCCTTTGAGTATCTGATATACCTGGAATCTCAACGCGAACTCTGCTTTCTCCACCGGAAACAACTTCGGAAACTATCGCCTCCGTGTAACCAGCATTGTCCATTCTTCTCCTTAGAACTGTGATTACATTATCTACAACATTAGAAGTATCCGCTTCTTCAGGTACATCTAAACTATACTCTAACAGTACTCCCCCTTGAATATCAAGGCCTAAATTTATATTTGGGAAAAAACCGAATATGCTTATATCATTCACATTATCAGATAAAGGTAGAATTAATCCTAATAGTGCAAAAACAAAAACTATTATAGTAAATAGTATTCGTATCCTTCTATTCCTCAACTATTTCACCCCCTGAACAAAGTTAAAGTTAAACAACTATTTTTTATCTTCAGTTTCGGTTTCTTCTGGTGCTGCTTCGGGCCTATCGCTTTTAGAAAGAACACCTGCAATAGCATTCTTCGTTATATCAATCTCTGTTTTATCTGCTGTTGAAATTCTGATTCTTTCGTTAGTTATCGATATTATCTTTCCTATGATTCCTGAGGATGTAACTATTTTATCACCTTTTTTCAAAGCAGAAAGCATTTCCTTATGCTTTTTTTCTTGTCGCCTTTGTGGGAGGAACAACATAACCCACATCAAGATTATGATTATTAAAAAGAACAACAATCCGCTGAATCCTCCACCACCTGTGGGAGCAGTTTGTGTTTGTTGGACTGTGTTACCAGCATCCGTAGCACCTGCTGGGCCAAAGTTTATGAAATCTAATACTTTTTCTAACATAGATACACCTCCAAGATTATTATTTCCTTAATTAGTTGCAATTTTGAGTCTTAAAAAATTTTATCACTGCTAGAATTTTGATATAATACAAATCATTACAAAAAATGTTTGTTCTTTAGATTGTATCATATTTTTCTTTTATGGTCAATGAATTCTTTACAGCCTATTAGTCAAATAATTTCTGAATATGTAATATTTCTTATATTTTGTGTTATTATATATATGGTGATAGATATTTGTTATTGATTTAAAAATTGCATTAGGGGGGGTTTAGATGGATGAACCCGTATACGCAAAAATTTTGGACGGAGACATAATCTTTTATTTTTCAAAGGGAAACACACAAAAAGATCTTTTCGAATATTTTAAAAAAGAACTCGTTAAGATGAAAGGTTTTTTTAACGTTGGAGATAGTTTTTACGTATATTTCGAAGATGGTTCCCAGCACAATCTATTAAATAAAATCGTAAAATTCGCCAATAATCTCCAATTAAACGTTGCAGGAGCGTATTTTGGCAAGCTTCCCGAAGGAAAAGTTGGAAACAAAGAGTTAAACCTTTCCAGTACCCAAATTTATAGAAAACATTTAAGATCCGGTCAAGTAGTACAAAATCCTGGTGATATTATAGTCTTTGGAAATGTAAACCAAGGTGCAGAGGTTAACGCAGGTGGAAGTATCATAATATTTGGCAAGGTATTTGGAACATTAAGAGCTGGAATTACCAACAAAAAAAACGCTTTTATTATTGCCTACGAATTAAATTCACCATTAGTAGAAATCGCAGGTATCCCTTTTTTCAACTACGAATGGCCAAAGTCTCCCGTTTCTATTAGGATAGTAGAAAATAAAGCATTGGTGGAACCCGTTGAATTGTGAAAAGATTCCTCTCATTTATTATCTTTATAAAACTTCATTGAAACTTTGAAAATAAAACGATAGCAGGCTCCGGGTAAGCGGAGCTAAAGCGGATTTTAGAGTTTCTAACAGTCGTATATGACAACCAAAAAGGAGGTTTCGAATGGATACTTCTACTTTACTAAAAAATTTATCCAATACCTTTGCAGTGTCTTCTTTTGAAAATTGCACCTTCCCTTTGATTGAAAAAGAATTAAAAAACATTTCACCCGATGTAAAATCAGAAAAAGTAGGAATAGGTAATTTAGTGGTAACTTTTGAAAATGAGAGTCCCAAAATTGCCTTTTTTGCACACGTGGATGAAATTGGAATAGTTATATCAAAAATAATCGATGAACATTTTGCTCGCATTTCTCCAGTTGGCGGAGTCGACCCAAGAACTTTGGTAGGAAAAAGGGTTCTTTTTAAAACAAATGACTCGGAAAAAATCGGCATAGTTGGGTTTTTAGCCCCCCACCTTCAAAAAAAGGAAGATAGGGAAAAATCTCCGTCATTTGATGAGCTTTTCGTCGATTTTTCCATTTCAGGTGGAACGAGCGATATCAACGTTGGTGATATGGGCGTTATACAAGTTCAAGCTGTTGACCTTGAAAACGGAAAGATATCAAATAAGTCTTTAGACAACAGAGTAGGTGCAGCAGTACTAATTAAGTCTTTAGAGTACCTACAAAATCTTAAATTTGAAGGACAATTGATTTTATCTTTTAACAAAGGTGAGGAAGTGGGATTAGTGGGAGCACAAGGTAGTGCCTACCATCTAAAACCAGATTATGCCATAGTAGTTGATGTAACTTTTGGCGAAAAACTACCGGAAAATATAGAGCCTATCAAGCTTGGTGAAGGACCAGTCATAGGTATAGGTACCACCGTTACCAGGAGTGTTTTCGAAGAACTAACAAAAACTGCTAAAAATAACAATATCAAATACCAAATAGAAACTTTTACTAGAGGCAGTGGCACCGAAGCAGATGTAGTACAAATATCTTCTACCGGAGTAAAAACAGGTGTTGTTTCA contains these protein-coding regions:
- the yajC gene encoding preprotein translocase subunit YajC; the protein is MLEKVLDFINFGPAGATDAGNTVQQTQTAPTGGGGFSGLLFFLIIIILMWVMLFLPQRRQEKKHKEMLSALKKGDKIVTSSGIIGKIISITNERIRISTADKTEIDITKNAIAGVLSKSDRPEAAPEETETEDKK
- a CDS encoding M28 family peptidase; the protein is MDTSTLLKNLSNTFAVSSFENCTFPLIEKELKNISPDVKSEKVGIGNLVVTFENESPKIAFFAHVDEIGIVISKIIDEHFARISPVGGVDPRTLVGKRVLFKTNDSEKIGIVGFLAPHLQKKEDREKSPSFDELFVDFSISGGTSDINVGDMGVIQVQAVDLENGKISNKSLDNRVGAAVLIKSLEYLQNLKFEGQLILSFNKGEEVGLVGAQGSAYHLKPDYAIVVDVTFGEKLPENIEPIKLGEGPVIGIGTTVTRSVFEELTKTAKNNNIKYQIETFTRGSGTEADVVQISSTGVKTGVVSVPILNMHSPNEVVDVKDVEESAKLLSLFALNISLNWKGRRKL
- the secD gene encoding protein translocase subunit SecD → MRNRRIRILFTIIVFVFALLGLILPLSDNVNDISIFGFFPNINLGLDIQGGVLLEYSLDVPEEADTSNVVDNVITVLRRRMDNAGYTEAIVSEVVSGGESRVRVEIPGISDTQRAEELIGSKGKLYFAEVLEVVESTTTPQITRNRTIQINGEKIEMYSYVKDSNNPNLWYRVKNVFEFGDAPFQITGLDVTDAVASLNSQGAGFVVNLNFNNEGRMKFELATANLINQRIAIILDDEVIIAPVVRERISQGRAEISGIESMAEAQNIAVLIKSGNLPVDLVKFQERTLGPTLGRDIVTTIINAGIIGLIIVMIYMIIVYRWMGIIADIALIYNSLLLMGVLSWTGAILTLPGIAGIILTFGTTVDGNIIIYERIKEELRIGRPPLTAVKFGFNKVFSTIFDANITTILAGLVLFFLTSGTIRGFAVTLIIGVLGAMFTNLVVSRLLLESSSHFLKPEKYVKGIVVGKGGTK
- a CDS encoding septum site-determining protein MinC, producing the protein MDEPVYAKILDGDIIFYFSKGNTQKDLFEYFKKELVKMKGFFNVGDSFYVYFEDGSQHNLLNKIVKFANNLQLNVAGAYFGKLPEGKVGNKELNLSSTQIYRKHLRSGQVVQNPGDIIVFGNVNQGAEVNAGGSIIIFGKVFGTLRAGITNKKNAFIIAYELNSPLVEIAGIPFFNYEWPKSPVSIRIVENKALVEPVEL